A single window of Meiothermus sp. DNA harbors:
- a CDS encoding alpha/beta fold hydrolase — protein sequence MLLFSYHKPRALLPYALYIPPGKPPRGGWPLILFLHGSGERGRDGRKQATVGLGPALQENPESWPAVVLMPQCPQDDQWLGKPLEQAYKLLAQVEETCKTNPRRVYLTGLSMGGYGCWNLACLHPERFAAVAPICGAADPFWVWQRLSKVPIWNFHGAADEVVPVSFSRALADALAKAGNAQARFSEYPTEKHEVWNRVYREPSFIRWLFAQRRN from the coding sequence ATGTTGCTCTTCAGCTACCACAAACCCCGCGCCCTCCTGCCGTATGCCCTCTATATCCCCCCCGGCAAGCCCCCCAGGGGCGGCTGGCCGCTGATTTTGTTTCTGCACGGCTCCGGCGAGCGGGGTCGGGACGGAAGGAAGCAGGCTACGGTGGGGCTCGGCCCGGCCCTACAGGAAAACCCCGAAAGCTGGCCTGCGGTGGTGCTAATGCCACAGTGCCCACAGGACGATCAATGGTTGGGCAAACCGCTCGAGCAAGCCTACAAACTCTTGGCTCAGGTCGAAGAAACTTGCAAAACCAACCCCCGCCGGGTTTACCTGACCGGCCTCTCGATGGGCGGTTACGGCTGCTGGAACCTGGCCTGCTTGCACCCCGAGCGCTTCGCCGCCGTGGCCCCCATCTGCGGGGCTGCCGATCCTTTTTGGGTGTGGCAGCGGCTCTCCAAGGTGCCCATCTGGAACTTTCACGGGGCCGCCGACGAAGTGGTGCCGGTGAGCTTTTCCCGTGCCCTGGCCGATGCCCTGGCCAAAGCAGGCAATGCCCAGGCCCGCTTCAGCGAGTACCCCACCGAGAAACACGAAGTCTGGAACCGGGTCTACCGGGAACCTAGCTTTATCCGTTGGCTATTTGCCCAGCGGCGAAACTGA
- a CDS encoding phosphoribosyltransferase family protein — translation MGVKTHPVDIAGVHRELPVVQVGPEVAVALFNMLGDTEVVERAAAALAQQMPADIDTLVTPEVKAVPLAHALSRLTGKPYVVARKTEKPYMINPVSRTVISITTGKPQLLVLDGTDVPLLKGKKVAIVDDVVSTGSTLKGLSDLITDVGGVVRAVMAVFTEGSPRDDVIALGHLPLFKPE, via the coding sequence ATGGGCGTGAAAACGCATCCTGTGGATATTGCAGGGGTTCATCGGGAACTCCCGGTGGTTCAGGTGGGCCCCGAGGTCGCGGTGGCTTTGTTCAACATGCTGGGCGATACCGAGGTCGTCGAAAGGGCGGCAGCAGCCTTGGCCCAACAGATGCCCGCCGATATTGACACCCTGGTAACACCCGAGGTGAAGGCGGTGCCCCTAGCCCATGCGCTCTCGCGCTTGACCGGAAAGCCCTATGTGGTAGCCCGCAAAACCGAAAAGCCCTACATGATCAACCCGGTTTCGCGCACGGTGATCTCCATCACCACCGGCAAGCCCCAGCTCCTGGTGCTGGATGGCACGGATGTTCCTTTGCTCAAGGGTAAAAAAGTAGCCATTGTAGACGACGTGGTTTCCACCGGCAGTACCCTGAAGGGTCTTTCCGATCTCATCACCGACGTAGGGGGCGTGGTTAGGGCAGTAATGGCCGTGTTTACCGAGGGTTCCCCCCGCGATGATGTGATCGCCCTGGGGCACTTGCCACTGTTTAAGCCGGAGTAG
- a CDS encoding ABC transporter substrate-binding protein codes for MKRWLLVGLLAFLGLGLAQQRGGAITIAIQTEPAAWDPTQVAGADISRVVYDNVLQGLVKRNPKGEIVPSLASRWVVSNSGLTYTFTLRQGVKFHDGSDFTAQDVLAKFNRARNPDTRASGHLRPDLYRDIANITSPNPSTVVFSLRQPNNDFLFILSRPESLIGPRQRPLAEQRVQPIGTGPFRFAGWERGVAVRLERNPNYYVQGLPYLDRVNFRFLGDGDAQLAGLRAGDLDVIAYSLLPENAVVLSRDSNFKVFSGSATAEAVAGFNNSRPPFNDVRVRRAITLATNKDELIQGAMLGYGTKIGSMRSPGEACYVDLSNFNAYNPDEARRLLAEAGFTNQNPLRFTFNLAAEFPYERRIGEALVAQLNKLGPLQVTIQVTDFNTWIQRVFSQADYAMTIIGHVEANDIGNYANPRYYWRYNNPRFQQLFTQYLRAPNQTKACEALAAAQRLLAEDAASVWVMSLPALGAYRARIQNWPDGFLTPAISVAEVWVRQ; via the coding sequence ATGAAACGTTGGTTGCTAGTTGGTTTGCTGGCCTTTTTGGGGCTGGGTCTGGCCCAGCAACGGGGGGGTGCGATTACCATTGCCATCCAGACCGAGCCGGCGGCCTGGGATCCTACACAGGTAGCGGGTGCCGATATCTCCCGGGTGGTCTACGATAACGTGCTTCAGGGGCTGGTCAAGCGCAATCCCAAGGGCGAGATTGTGCCCTCGCTGGCCTCGCGCTGGGTGGTTTCCAACTCGGGCCTGACCTACACCTTCACCCTGCGCCAGGGCGTGAAGTTCCACGATGGCTCCGACTTCACCGCCCAGGATGTGCTGGCCAAGTTCAATCGGGCCAGGAACCCCGACACCCGGGCCTCGGGCCACCTGCGCCCCGACCTCTACCGGGACATCGCCAACATCACCAGCCCCAACCCCAGCACGGTGGTCTTCAGCCTGCGCCAGCCCAACAACGACTTCCTCTTCATCCTCTCCCGCCCCGAGTCCCTGATTGGCCCCCGCCAGCGCCCCCTGGCCGAGCAGCGGGTGCAGCCCATTGGCACCGGCCCCTTCCGCTTCGCTGGCTGGGAACGGGGGGTGGCGGTGCGGCTGGAGCGTAACCCCAACTACTATGTGCAGGGCTTGCCCTACCTGGATCGGGTCAACTTCCGCTTCCTGGGCGACGGCGACGCCCAGCTGGCCGGTCTGCGGGCGGGCGACCTGGACGTGATCGCCTACAGCCTGTTGCCTGAGAACGCGGTGGTGCTCTCGCGCGACTCCAACTTCAAGGTATTCTCCGGTTCTGCAACCGCCGAAGCGGTGGCCGGTTTCAACAACAGCCGTCCCCCCTTCAACGACGTGCGGGTGCGCCGGGCCATCACCCTAGCCACCAACAAGGACGAGCTGATTCAGGGCGCCATGCTGGGCTATGGCACCAAGATCGGCTCCATGCGTTCGCCGGGCGAAGCCTGCTACGTAGACCTCTCCAACTTCAACGCCTATAACCCCGACGAGGCCCGCCGCCTTTTGGCCGAAGCCGGCTTCACCAACCAGAACCCGTTGCGCTTTACCTTTAACCTGGCCGCCGAGTTCCCCTATGAACGGCGCATCGGCGAGGCCCTGGTGGCCCAGCTCAACAAGCTGGGGCCGTTGCAGGTGACCATCCAGGTAACCGACTTCAACACCTGGATTCAGCGGGTCTTCAGCCAGGCCGACTACGCCATGACCATCATCGGACATGTAGAGGCCAACGACATCGGCAACTACGCCAACCCGCGCTACTACTGGCGCTACAACAACCCCCGCTTCCAGCAGCTTTTCACCCAGTACCTGCGGGCCCCCAACCAGACCAAAGCCTGCGAGGCCCTGGCCGCAGCCCAGCGCCTTTTAGCCGAAGACGCTGCCAGCGTATGGGTGATGAGCCTGCCTGCCCTGGGCGCGTATCGTGCCCGCATCCAGAACTGGCCGGATGGCTTCCTGACCCCCGCCATCAGCGTGGCGGAGGTGTGGGTGCGGCAGTAG
- a CDS encoding M20 family metallopeptidase gives MDKLQLAQRAAQEVDGDEVVRLTRALVRIASYYPGPGEQPVVDFLEPYLRERGFKTTVQEVAPGRPNLIADLGEGPGGLILEGHTDVVTHGNPERWTHPPYEARIVEGRIYGRGACDMKGGLAAAICAAVAVQKVLGEPKKTLRLCIPCDEEGLMIGIKAFIRAGYAEGFAGALICEPEENQVCLWQKGAMRVWVRFQGKMAHGAMPYAGANPIPSASRFVVEIGKLQALLQAESQHPYLGLPWITPTVFQAGAGEGQFNVIPDQVKVGLDIRTNPGQDHRALEERLRQALEESLEAGISATLEVFEDRPATETPRDAALVQAVEQGLRLLQMPLQYGGVPGATDGTFLWAWAGLPIVTIGPGGKTIPHQTDEYIEIDGLVAAARLYAATSVQMLLP, from the coding sequence ATGGACAAGCTTCAGTTGGCCCAAAGAGCCGCTCAAGAAGTGGACGGGGACGAAGTGGTGCGCCTGACCCGGGCGCTGGTTCGGATTGCGAGCTACTACCCAGGGCCCGGCGAGCAGCCGGTGGTGGACTTTCTGGAGCCCTACTTGCGCGAACGCGGCTTCAAGACCACCGTGCAGGAGGTGGCTCCGGGCCGCCCCAACCTGATTGCCGACCTGGGGGAAGGCCCTGGGGGGCTGATTCTGGAGGGCCATACCGATGTGGTCACGCACGGCAACCCCGAGCGCTGGACACACCCCCCCTACGAGGCCCGCATCGTGGAGGGCCGCATCTACGGACGGGGGGCCTGCGATATGAAAGGGGGGCTGGCGGCGGCCATCTGCGCAGCGGTGGCGGTGCAGAAAGTGCTGGGCGAACCCAAGAAGACCCTCCGGCTGTGCATCCCCTGCGACGAAGAGGGCCTGATGATCGGTATCAAGGCTTTTATCCGAGCCGGCTATGCCGAAGGCTTTGCGGGGGCCCTCATCTGCGAGCCGGAGGAAAACCAGGTGTGTTTGTGGCAGAAGGGGGCCATGCGGGTCTGGGTGCGCTTTCAGGGCAAGATGGCCCACGGGGCCATGCCCTATGCCGGTGCCAACCCCATTCCATCGGCTTCCCGGTTCGTCGTTGAAATTGGCAAGCTACAAGCGTTGTTGCAGGCCGAAAGCCAGCACCCATACCTGGGCCTGCCCTGGATCACCCCCACCGTTTTCCAGGCGGGGGCGGGAGAAGGGCAGTTCAATGTGATACCGGATCAGGTGAAGGTGGGCCTGGACATTCGCACCAACCCCGGCCAGGATCACCGGGCCCTCGAGGAAAGGCTCCGACAAGCCCTGGAAGAGAGCCTCGAGGCCGGTATCAGCGCCACCCTGGAAGTCTTCGAAGACCGCCCGGCCACCGAGACCCCGCGCGACGCCGCACTGGTACAAGCGGTGGAGCAGGGCCTGCGGCTATTGCAGATGCCCCTCCAGTACGGGGGTGTGCCGGGGGCCACCGACGGCACCTTTTTGTGGGCCTGGGCGGGGCTGCCCATCGTCACAATAGGTCCGGGGGGCAAGACCATCCCCCATCAGACCGACGAATATATCGAAATAGACGGGCTGGTGGCGGCTGCCAGGCTCTACGCCGCAACCAGTGTGCAGATGCTGCTGCCCTAG
- a CDS encoding DoxX family membrane protein: protein MATKIIHADMQIPEPNIARLLFADVRLSPIWLVLRVYLGWHWLEAGWGKLTNPAGVWVGDKAGTAVGGFLERALSKTTGDHPDVTGWYAWFIQNVALPNKVLFSYLVTFGEIMVGIALILGIFTGLAAFFAGFMNAAFLLAGTVSSNPWMFIVATWLVLAWRTAGYIGLDYFVLPRLGVIFRRKTGAVS, encoded by the coding sequence ATGGCGACTAAAATAATCCACGCTGACATGCAAATTCCGGAGCCCAACATTGCGAGGCTTCTTTTCGCGGATGTACGGCTATCACCTATCTGGCTCGTCTTGAGGGTTTATCTGGGTTGGCATTGGCTCGAGGCAGGCTGGGGCAAGCTCACCAACCCGGCTGGGGTTTGGGTTGGAGATAAGGCAGGGACAGCAGTAGGTGGCTTCCTCGAGCGGGCTCTGAGCAAAACCACCGGCGACCACCCAGACGTAACAGGGTGGTATGCCTGGTTCATCCAGAATGTGGCCCTGCCCAATAAGGTACTCTTTAGCTACCTGGTGACCTTTGGCGAAATCATGGTGGGTATCGCGCTCATTCTTGGGATTTTCACTGGCTTGGCAGCCTTCTTCGCCGGCTTTATGAACGCAGCTTTCCTGCTTGCAGGAACTGTGAGTTCAAATCCCTGGATGTTCATCGTAGCAACCTGGCTCGTCCTCGCCTGGCGCACTGCTGGCTACATAGGCCTCGATTACTTTGTTCTTCCTCGCTTGGGTGTGATCTTCAGGAGAAAAACAGGGGCAGTATCGTAA
- a CDS encoding SpoIID/LytB domain-containing protein: MTRMQWALVLASTLSAGLLVVSLMQDPSPPALPGGQSIRVLLSYRLGAGSFEAQYLFPSLELLPQGGSVQVWSGPSPESLRPVVTVFPNKPLSFNLQNGVLVAGFEGLSFALETFVRLKPADLATPVQYRLLFSPRPNLAPYPGELWLENRGSGLLVVNVVDFQDYLKRVLPSEMPIHFHPEALKAQAVAARTYAYTRQQASTFWKPFGADVDDSVNEQAYNHTRPHPATDAAVDATHNQILTFQGTPIQSFFFSTSPGATASIEEVWPDRPALPYLQGRTQANPHAISIQSEAEALAFFQNWNPQGFYDAASPFWRWKLRLSRAELEALLSRTLPERARTAPQFVLTPEGPLAPDAPGFALGTLQQIRVLGRTAGGYVTEMEIKTSTGRFVVRRESHIRNLLRPDKAFTGGSDVVLERWQGEPRLNFPALPSAAFALQEERDAQGNLLHITFWGGGFGHGVGMSQYGALGLAQRGYDYRQILEHFYPGATLTELNPENKQ, from the coding sequence ATGACCCGGATGCAGTGGGCATTGGTGCTGGCCTCCACCCTAAGCGCGGGCCTGCTGGTTGTTTCCCTCATGCAAGACCCGTCTCCGCCTGCGCTGCCCGGCGGTCAGAGCATCCGGGTGCTGCTTTCTTACCGGCTGGGGGCAGGGTCTTTCGAGGCACAGTACCTGTTTCCCAGCCTCGAGTTGCTTCCCCAGGGGGGCAGCGTGCAGGTGTGGAGCGGCCCCAGTCCAGAAAGCCTTCGGCCCGTCGTTACGGTGTTCCCTAATAAGCCCCTTTCGTTTAATCTGCAAAACGGCGTTTTGGTGGCCGGTTTTGAGGGGCTATCGTTTGCCCTCGAGACCTTCGTCCGGCTCAAACCCGCCGACCTCGCCACCCCTGTGCAATACCGCCTGCTCTTTAGCCCCCGGCCCAACCTTGCCCCATACCCTGGCGAGCTGTGGCTGGAAAACCGGGGCAGCGGCCTCTTGGTGGTCAATGTGGTCGATTTTCAGGACTACCTCAAACGGGTTCTGCCCAGCGAGATGCCGATCCATTTCCACCCGGAGGCCCTCAAGGCCCAGGCGGTGGCGGCCCGCACCTATGCATATACCCGGCAACAAGCCAGTACCTTCTGGAAACCGTTTGGGGCCGATGTGGACGACTCGGTAAACGAACAAGCCTACAACCACACCCGCCCTCATCCCGCTACCGATGCTGCAGTGGACGCAACCCACAACCAGATTCTGACCTTTCAGGGAACCCCCATCCAGAGCTTTTTCTTCTCCACCAGCCCCGGCGCCACGGCCAGCATCGAGGAGGTCTGGCCCGACCGGCCTGCGCTGCCCTACCTGCAAGGGCGCACCCAGGCCAATCCCCACGCCATCTCGATTCAGAGCGAGGCCGAGGCGCTGGCCTTTTTCCAGAACTGGAATCCCCAGGGCTTCTACGACGCTGCCTCGCCCTTCTGGCGCTGGAAACTGCGCCTGAGCCGGGCGGAGCTGGAAGCCCTGCTGAGCCGCACCCTACCTGAAAGGGCCCGCACTGCCCCGCAGTTCGTGCTAACCCCCGAAGGCCCCCTTGCCCCGGATGCGCCGGGGTTTGCGCTGGGCACCCTGCAACAAATCCGGGTGCTTGGGCGCACCGCGGGCGGCTACGTGACCGAGATGGAAATAAAGACCTCCACCGGGCGCTTTGTGGTGCGGCGCGAGTCGCACATCCGCAACCTGCTGCGGCCCGACAAGGCTTTTACAGGCGGAAGCGACGTGGTGCTCGAGCGCTGGCAGGGGGAGCCCCGCCTGAACTTCCCGGCCCTCCCCAGCGCGGCCTTTGCTCTGCAAGAAGAGCGCGATGCCCAGGGTAATCTGCTGCATATCACCTTCTGGGGCGGGGGCTTCGGGCACGGGGTGGGGATGAGCCAGTACGGGGCGCTGGGCTTAGCCCAACGGGGCTACGACTACCGGCAGATTCTGGAACATTTCTATCCGGGAGCGACTCTAACCGAATTGAATCCGGAAAACAAGCAGTAA
- a CDS encoding DNA repair protein RecO, which yields MGVVERYRLSEGLVVGRKPLPAGDVILSFVGPEGAAQAIARKALRPTGRSGRLSLFHHLKYQVYQKPGGDLPTLTQVELVGRLEGLEAPGRFPYASYLAELAFRLASPEVAGRIWPLLTSGLKGIAKHQSPRIALLWAGWRVLKAAGLAPNLGGEGFNLIDGDRVERGGVYLGPEGLEALAAILGLPGSEAIAALEAGAPLDRLQQALLAHVRYTVGELGSAQLLAVSHVKR from the coding sequence ATGGGGGTAGTGGAACGCTACCGGCTTAGCGAAGGACTGGTGGTGGGGCGCAAACCGCTCCCGGCGGGCGATGTGATCCTCTCGTTTGTGGGGCCGGAGGGGGCAGCCCAGGCCATTGCCCGCAAGGCCCTGCGCCCTACCGGGCGTAGCGGCAGGCTCTCGCTGTTTCATCACCTGAAGTACCAGGTCTACCAGAAGCCCGGGGGAGACCTCCCCACCCTTACCCAGGTCGAGCTGGTAGGGCGGCTCGAGGGCCTCGAGGCCCCCGGACGCTTTCCCTATGCCAGCTATCTGGCCGAGCTGGCCTTTCGCCTGGCCTCGCCGGAGGTGGCCGGCAGAATTTGGCCCCTGCTCACCTCGGGCCTGAAGGGGATTGCCAAACACCAAAGCCCCCGCATCGCCCTCCTCTGGGCTGGTTGGCGGGTGCTCAAAGCCGCCGGCCTGGCCCCCAATCTTGGGGGCGAGGGATTCAATTTGATAGATGGCGACCGGGTGGAGCGCGGCGGGGTGTATCTGGGGCCGGAGGGGCTCGAGGCCCTGGCCGCCATTCTGGGGTTGCCCGGTAGTGAGGCCATTGCCGCGCTGGAAGCGGGTGCACCGCTCGATCGACTGCAGCAAGCCCTGCTGGCCCACGTGCGCTACACCGTAGGGGAACTGGGCTCGGCCCAGCTCCTGGCCGTTTCTCATGTGAAAAGGTGA
- a CDS encoding methylmalonyl-CoA mutase, with amino-acid sequence MRPKHAWMRETYQKSLQKMPERKVAHKTLSDIAPEPLYTPEDLKDFNYDEKLGHPGEYPYTRGVYGSMYRSRLWTMRMFAGFGTAEQTNERFKKLLAAGQSGLSTAFDLPTLMGYDSDHPLSKGEVGKCGVAVSSLADMEILFEGINLEEVTTSMTINSPANALWAMYLAAAKKKGYRWEKLGGTIQNDILKEFIAQKEFIFPPEPSVKLVIDTFEWGPKHVPKWNFISISGYHIREAGSTAVQELAYTLADGFEYVEWALKRGLEIDEFAPRISFFFNAHNDFFEEIAKFRAARRIWAKEMRHRYGAKKELSWMLRTHAQTAGVSLTAQQPLINIARVAIQALAAVLGGTNSLHTDAYDEALALPTEESAKIALRTQQIIAYESGVTHTADPLGGSYYVEWLTDEMERQAMAIIEEIRRMGGVVRAIEEGYFLREIADASYRFQQEVERGERIIVGVNAFQDEGLQVPIQLIDPEVEKVQNARLAQVRRERDPMAVRQALAALRQAAKEGRNTMPYFVDCALAYCTLGEMMDELRAVYGVYEEPVLV; translated from the coding sequence ATCCGTCCCAAGCATGCCTGGATGCGCGAAACCTATCAGAAGTCGCTGCAAAAGATGCCCGAGCGCAAGGTCGCACACAAGACCCTCTCGGACATTGCCCCCGAGCCGCTCTACACCCCCGAAGACCTAAAAGACTTCAACTACGACGAAAAACTGGGCCACCCTGGCGAGTATCCCTACACCCGCGGGGTATATGGCTCTATGTACCGCAGCCGCCTCTGGACCATGCGGATGTTTGCCGGCTTTGGCACCGCCGAGCAGACCAACGAGCGCTTCAAAAAACTCCTGGCCGCCGGACAGAGCGGGCTTTCCACCGCCTTCGACCTGCCCACCCTGATGGGCTACGACTCCGACCACCCCCTCTCCAAAGGCGAGGTGGGCAAGTGCGGGGTGGCGGTCTCGAGCCTGGCCGACATGGAAATCCTCTTCGAGGGCATCAACCTGGAAGAGGTCACCACCTCCATGACCATCAACAGCCCCGCCAACGCCCTCTGGGCCATGTACCTGGCCGCGGCCAAGAAAAAGGGCTACCGCTGGGAAAAGCTGGGCGGCACCATCCAAAACGATATTCTGAAGGAATTCATTGCCCAAAAGGAGTTCATCTTCCCGCCCGAGCCCAGCGTCAAGCTGGTCATTGACACCTTTGAGTGGGGGCCCAAGCACGTGCCCAAGTGGAACTTCATCTCGATCTCGGGCTATCACATCCGCGAGGCGGGCTCCACCGCCGTGCAGGAGCTGGCCTACACCCTGGCCGACGGCTTCGAGTACGTGGAGTGGGCCCTGAAGCGCGGCCTGGAGATAGACGAGTTTGCCCCCCGCATCTCCTTCTTTTTCAACGCCCACAACGACTTCTTCGAGGAAATCGCCAAGTTCCGTGCTGCGAGGCGCATCTGGGCCAAGGAGATGCGCCACCGCTACGGGGCCAAAAAGGAACTGAGCTGGATGCTCCGCACCCATGCCCAGACCGCTGGGGTCTCGCTCACCGCCCAGCAGCCGCTCATCAACATCGCCCGGGTGGCTATCCAGGCCCTGGCTGCCGTGCTGGGGGGTACCAATAGCCTGCATACCGACGCCTACGACGAGGCCCTGGCCCTGCCGACCGAGGAGAGCGCCAAAATCGCCCTGCGTACCCAGCAGATCATCGCCTATGAGTCGGGTGTGACCCACACCGCCGACCCCCTGGGGGGCAGCTACTACGTGGAGTGGCTCACCGACGAGATGGAGCGCCAGGCCATGGCCATCATTGAGGAGATCCGGCGCATGGGCGGGGTGGTGCGGGCCATTGAGGAGGGCTACTTCCTGCGCGAGATCGCCGACGCCTCCTACCGCTTCCAGCAGGAAGTCGAGCGGGGCGAGCGCATCATCGTGGGGGTGAATGCCTTTCAGGACGAGGGACTTCAGGTGCCCATCCAGCTCATCGACCCCGAGGTGGAGAAGGTGCAAAACGCCCGGCTGGCCCAGGTGCGCCGGGAGCGCGACCCTATGGCGGTGAGGCAGGCCCTTGCGGCGTTGCGCCAGGCTGCCAAAGAAGGCCGCAATACCATGCCCTACTTTGTGGACTGCGCCCTGGCCTACTGCACCCTGGGCGAGATGATGGACGAGCTCAGGGCGGTGTACGGGGTCTATGAAGAGCCGGTGCTGGTATAA
- a CDS encoding adenine phosphoribosyltransferase — METYPITIGKITRHVPVVETLPGVHIPLVEIMGDVELVQAAAEGLVKHLPPETDALLTLETSPIVLAHVMSAISGKPYVVVRRKRRPYMQDPIIQEVESLTLGVSETLWLDSRMAEKLMGQNVALVFDVVSSGGTMMALEKVAKKAGANVVARLAAFHQGSSKLPITFLSEIPILQTA; from the coding sequence ATGGAAACCTACCCCATCACAATTGGCAAAATTACCCGTCATGTGCCGGTGGTCGAGACCCTGCCTGGGGTGCATATCCCGCTGGTGGAGATCATGGGCGATGTGGAGCTGGTGCAGGCCGCTGCCGAGGGCCTGGTCAAGCACCTGCCACCCGAAACGGACGCTTTGCTGACCCTCGAGACCTCTCCCATTGTGCTGGCCCACGTCATGAGCGCCATTTCCGGCAAACCCTATGTGGTCGTACGTCGCAAACGCCGACCCTACATGCAAGATCCCATCATCCAGGAAGTGGAGTCCCTCACCCTGGGGGTGAGTGAGACCCTTTGGCTGGACAGCCGCATGGCCGAGAAACTGATGGGCCAGAACGTGGCTTTGGTGTTTGATGTGGTCTCGTCGGGGGGTACCATGATGGCCCTGGAAAAAGTCGCCAAAAAAGCAGGGGCCAATGTGGTGGCCCGCCTGGCCGCCTTCCACCAAGGCAGCAGCAAGCTCCCCATCACCTTCCTTTCGGAGATTCCCATCTTGCAGACGGCTTGA
- a CDS encoding P1 family peptidase, whose protein sequence is MKPGPYNAITDVPGIQVGHYTDLEHLTGVTVIFPEKGAVAGVDVRGSAPGTRETDLLNPVNLVEKVQAIVLAGGSAYGLEAATGVMRWLEEHRQGYPVGNQTTQAIVPIVPAAVIFDLLVGSAAVRPNAEYGYKAAQNLKGGPVEQGVVGVGTGARNGGLKGGVGTASLAMPGGVMVGAIVAANAHGRAHDPATGELYARFLEQEGEFKLKYPPRPLSAPDYTDAFADPFVRSNTVIGCVATNAKLTKAQAQKVAQMAHDGIARAVYPAHTMFDGDVIFCLATGEVEIEGPAELSRIGAVAADVFARALVHGVLHAYSVGELQAYRELYEAG, encoded by the coding sequence ATGAAACCTGGCCCCTACAACGCCATCACCGATGTTCCGGGTATTCAAGTAGGCCACTACACCGACCTCGAGCACCTCACCGGGGTTACTGTCATCTTCCCCGAAAAGGGCGCAGTGGCGGGGGTGGATGTGCGCGGCAGTGCACCGGGTACCCGCGAAACGGACTTGCTGAACCCGGTCAACCTAGTTGAGAAAGTGCAGGCCATTGTGCTTGCGGGGGGAAGTGCTTACGGCCTCGAGGCCGCCACCGGGGTGATGCGCTGGCTCGAGGAGCATCGCCAGGGCTACCCAGTCGGCAACCAAACCACCCAGGCCATTGTGCCCATCGTGCCCGCCGCCGTGATTTTCGATCTGCTGGTGGGCAGCGCCGCCGTACGCCCTAACGCCGAATACGGCTACAAAGCGGCCCAGAACCTGAAGGGTGGGCCGGTGGAGCAGGGCGTGGTGGGGGTAGGTACTGGTGCCCGCAATGGGGGGCTCAAAGGAGGGGTGGGGACGGCCAGCCTGGCTATGCCGGGGGGAGTGATGGTGGGGGCCATTGTGGCGGCCAACGCCCACGGACGGGCCCACGACCCGGCTACAGGAGAGCTTTATGCGCGGTTTTTGGAACAGGAGGGCGAGTTCAAACTCAAGTATCCCCCCCGGCCCCTGTCGGCCCCCGACTACACCGACGCTTTTGCAGACCCTTTTGTGCGCAGCAATACGGTGATCGGCTGTGTGGCTACCAATGCCAAACTGACCAAGGCCCAGGCCCAAAAAGTAGCCCAGATGGCCCACGACGGCATCGCCAGAGCGGTCTATCCGGCCCACACCATGTTCGACGGCGATGTGATCTTTTGTCTGGCCACAGGCGAAGTGGAAATCGAGGGTCCCGCCGAGCTCAGTCGTATCGGCGCGGTGGCCGCCGACGTCTTCGCCCGGGCCTTGGTGCACGGAGTGCTACACGCCTACTCGGTGGGGGAATTACAGGCCTATCGCGAGCTGTACGAGGCGGGCTAA